One Apodemus sylvaticus chromosome 23, mApoSyl1.1, whole genome shotgun sequence genomic window carries:
- the LOC127674048 gene encoding sperm motility kinase 2B-like, producing MSFESEDDSEFLRSDSFSDSESFHSQYVVIKTIGQGGCAKVKLAQHRLTGTPVAVKMILKREHWCHPVVTEVEIMMKVNHPNIVSLFQVVETNKRIYLIMELAKGKSLHQYIREAGHLQEDEARAIFLQMLNAMNYCHNQGVVHRDLKPDNIMIDSNGRVKIIDFGLSTQMKPGQQLNYHCGTYPFAAPELLLGRLYDGRKTDVWTLGVVLYFMLTGRMPFDALNVPQLRRQVVSGKFPVPACLSKELQDLLSLLMTVNPTLRPTIAEVMMHPWLAGYSQGFPRPCKELTPIRPDPAIIKAMRHLGFQAQEIKNSLCQKKYDEAMACYCFLKEQALQEWDSPTRAQPMNPMITPFPSLDDPASFQLGLRRRESQSTLLWSSSTSESSVSSQKGMPKRERRVSWPGVLPCRPLQTTPTMGQALIHSTSVPCTFSMRYGAKNSSSDSSGDHPSASAKEKPVPSRGRPRGFKWWMRKIGNVLLSLCCCIPARRDSHLGQKRVLPQK from the coding sequence ATGAGCTTTGAGAGTGAAGACGACTCAGAATTCCTCAGATCTGACAGCTTTTCTGACTCAGAGAGTTTCCACTCTCAGTATGTGGTTATAAAGACCATTGGCCAAGGAGGCTGCGCCAAGGTCAAACTGGCCCAGCACCGCCTCACAGGCACTCCTGTGGCCGTGAAAATGATTCTCAAGAGAGAACACTGGTGCCATCCTGTTGTGACGGAAGTAGAGATAATGATGAAGGTGAATCATCCCAACATCGTCTCTCTCTTCCAAGTTGTTGAGACTAATAAGAGAATATATCTCATTATGGAGTTGGCCAAGGGGAAATCACTCCACCAGTATATTCGAGAGGCTGGCCACCTGCAGGAGGATGAAGCACGAGCAATATTCCTACAAATGTTAAACGCCATGAACTACTGCCATAACCAGGGTGTAGTCCATAGGGACCTCAAACCCGATAACATCATGATAGACAGCAACGGTAGAGTGAAAATTATCGATTTTGGGCTCAGCACCCAGATGAAGCCAGGACAGCAGCTGAACTATCATTGTGGGACTTATCCATTTGCTGCTCCTGAGCTGCTCCTTGGCAGACTCTACGATGGTCGAAAGACCGATGTGTGGACCCTGGGAGTTGTCCTCTATTTTATGTTAACCGGAAGGATGCCATTTGATGCTCTCAACGTGCCACAGCTGCGAAGACAGGTTGTATCAGGGAAGTTTCCTGTCCCCGCCTGCCTGTCAAAAGAACTCCAGGACTTGTTAAGTCTGTTGATGACAGTTAACCCAACGCTTAGGCCGACGATCGCTGAAGTGATGATGCATCCCTGGCTTGCAGGATACTCCCAGGGGTTCCCACGTCCTTGTAAGGAACTCACCCCCATCAGGCCTGACCCAGCAATTATAAAAGCCATGAGACACCTTGGGTTCCAAgcacaagaaattaaaaattctttatgTCAGAAAAAATACGACGAAGCCATGGCCTGTTACTGCTTCCTGAAAGAACAGGCTCTTCAAGAGTGGGACAGCCCAACCCGTGCTCAGCCCATGAATCCAATGATTACGCCTTTCCCGTCCCTTGATGATCCTGCATCTTTCCAACTTGGACTAAGGAGGAGAGAAAGCCAATCAACACTACTCTGGTCATCATCAACGAGTGAGTCATCTGTCTCTAGCCAGAAGGGTATGccgaagagagagagaagagtcagTTGGCCGGGCGTTCTTCCCTGCAGGCCACTCCAGacaacacccacaatgggccaaGCCCTCATACATTCTACAAGTGTCCCCTGCACTTTCTCAATGCGTTATGgagccaagaacagcagcagcgaTAGCTCAGGAGACCACCCCAGCGCCTCAGCAAAGGAGAAGCCCGTCCCCAGCAGGGGCCGGCCCAGAGGCTTTAAGTGGTGGATGAGGAAGATCGGAAATGTCCTCCTGAGTCTTTGTTGTTGCATTCCAGCTCGAAGGGACTCTCACCTGGGGCAGAAGAGAGTCTTGCCCCAGAAATAA